One stretch of Podospora pseudoanserina strain CBS 124.78 chromosome 4, whole genome shotgun sequence DNA includes these proteins:
- the HSE1 gene encoding ESCRT-0 subunit protein hse1 (COG:U; EggNog:ENOG503NU90): MFRAAAAGPYDEAINKATDENLTSEDWGAIMEVCDRVASDANGSKDAVQSMIKRLAHRNANVQLYTLEVANALSQNCGKNMHRELSSRAFTDALLKLANDRNTHNQVKAKILERMKDWSDMFKSDPDLGIMYDAYYRLKQSNPTLHPPSAPQKNSLTEVDRQKEEEELQMALKLSLQEEERKKGKGVGGGSSAAAGPSGSAGAGQQQQQQGQQQQQQEEAAAPIQPVASGTTAATVSRVRALYDFLPSEPGELEFKKGDVIAVLESVYKDWWRGSLKGKTGIFPLNYVEKLTDPTPDELQREAQMEAEVFAEIKNVEKLLTLLSASNTGPREEDNEEISKLYHQTLAIRPKLIKLIEKYSQKKDDFTQLNEKFIKARRDYEALLESSMSHPPGPTYHQYAMRPQIPGGYPPAGQGYAPGPSGPQDPQRFYTPAPAQQESSQYPPSSPSPNFQRPPQTGTPAPVYFAGAEIPSQPNQAPPQAPQQQAPPQPPQQQQAPQQQQGYPQRPNEQRVPSSGQQPAPIQTSVSPPPQGQYTAYQSPSTGGPGGNPRPQSYGGPQELSTSVYDSPVAAHHNPSGSYASFYSANNNDDPYAAASPSAPSAPSAPGAPPPAVPGGVQTNPYYAAAANAGGQYGGEGYGGAPDSPYTSRPAVPVTTMSPPPLKPSGPAFDARQGLPSRIGEGAAGAGGGAAAGGGGGEGRYKAYVPPSAQVAGGGDDAAGNYYRGAGY, encoded by the exons ATGTTCcgagcggcggcggccgggCCGTATGATGAGGCCATTA ACAAGGCCACGGATGAGAATCTTACTTCCGAGGACTGGGGAGCCATCATGGAGGTTTGCGACCGGGTAGCGAGCGATGCTAATGGGAGCAAGGATGCGGTGCAGAGCATGATTAAGAGGCTGGCTCATCGGAATGCGAATGTGCAGTTGTATACTCTTGAG GTCGCAAACGCCCTCTCCCAAAATTGTGGAAAGAACATGCACCGCGAGCTCTCCTCCCGCGCGTTTACCGATGCCCTTCTCAAACTGGCCAACGACCGGAACACGCACAATCAAGTCAAGGCGAAGATtctggagaggatgaaggaCTGGAGCGACATGTTCAAGTCTGATCCGGATCTGGGGATCATGTACGATGCTTACTATCGCCTGAAGCAGAGCAACCCCACGCTGCACCCTCCTAGCGCGCCGCAGAAGAATAGCTTGACTGAGGTGGATaggcagaaggaggaggaggagttgcaGATGGCGCTCAAGCTGAGcttgcaggaggaggagaggaagaaggggaagggagttggtgggggtagttcggctgctgctggccccAGTGGGAGTGCCGGTGCGggtcagcaacaacaacagcaggggcagcagcagcagcagcaggaggaggcggcagcGCCGATCCAGCCGGTTGCTTCTGGAACTACGGCGGCGACGGtgtcgagggtgagggcttTGTACGATTTCTTGCCGTCGGAGCcgggggagttggagttCAAGAAGGGGGATGTGATTGCCGTGTTGGAGAGTGTGTATAAGgattggtggaggggttcaTTGAAGGGGAAAACGGGCATTTTTCCCTTGAATTATGTGGAGAAGTTGACCGATCCCACGCCGGATGAGCTGCAGAGGGAGGCGCagatggaggcggaggtgttTGCTGAGATCAAGAATGTGGAGAAGTTGTTGACGTTGTTGAGTGCGAGCAATACTgggccgagggaggaggataacgAGGAGATATCG AAGCTCTATCACCAGACGTTGGCCATTCGGCCTAAGCTTATCAAGCTGATTGAGAAGTACTCTCAGAAGAAAG ATGACTTTACGCAGCTGAATGAAAAGTTCATCAAGGCTAGGAGAGACTATGAGGCTCTGCTTGAGTCGTCCATGTCTCACCCTCCTGGTCCCACGTATCACCAATACGCGATGCGCCCACAGATTCCTGGAGGGTATCCTCCTGCCGGCCAGGGCTACGCTCCTGGTCCATCTGGTCCTCAAGACCCGCAGAGATTCTACACTCCTGCCCCTGCTCAACAAG AATCATCTCAAtatccaccatcctcaccttctcccaACTTCCAGCGTCCTCCTCAGACGGGAACTCCTGCACCGGTGTATTTCGCGGGTGCGGAGATTCCATCCCAGCCAAatcaagcaccaccacaggcgcctcagcaacaggcaccaccacaacctcctcagcagcagcaagcgccacagcagcagcagggatACCCTCAACGTCCGAACGAACAGAGGGTGCCATCTAGCGGGCAGCAGCCGGCCCCGATCCAGACTTCTGtgtcgcctcctcctcaggggCAGTACACGGCTTATCAGTCCCCGTCAACAGGGGGCCCGGGTGGTAACCCTCGTCCGCAAAGTTATGGAGGGCCGCAGGAGTTGTCCACATCGGTTTATGACTCGCCTGTTGCGGCGCATCATAATCCGAGCGGGTCATACGCTTCGTTTTATAGCGCCAACAACAATGACGATCCTTATGCGGCTGCCAGCCCAAGTGCGCCGAGTGCTCCGAGTGCTCCGGGTGCTCCCCCGCCGGCTGTTCCCGGGGGAGTGCAGACCAATCCTTAttatgctgctgctgcgaatGCGGGTGGGCAGTATGGAGGTGAGGGATATGGTGGTGCACCGGATAGTCCGTACACGTCAAGGCCGGCGGTGCCGGTGACCACGATGTCGCCTCCGCCGTTGAAGCCGAGCGGGCCGGCGTTTGATGCTCGGCAGGGGTTACCTAGTCggattggggagggtgctgctggtgctggtggtggtgccgctgctgggggagggggaggggaggggaggtatAAGGCTTATGTTCCGCCTAGTGCGCAGGTTGCTGGAGGTGGGGATGATGCGGCGGGGAATTATTATAGGGGGGCTGGGTATTAG
- a CDS encoding hypothetical protein (EggNog:ENOG503PABT) — MLDPLMGILTRTPQQAVVKYAKPFPFEKLPGFIQFDIFKKVLFKDGQLIHCVSRLDAFHPPSTFPPEEELERRSGLRHFFFWGPEKDCCVNTDGHEPAEVLALLQGSKRFLFLGTHVFYGLNTFAFSSLGEFHRFCQGSGVARVERIQHVEIVWTGNQHLTAPTYRRVAANGEEVGAPMVPFSRRTHALSWLVDMKRLKTLVVHINESQKSCMRRGTEHPAMKRLLGNKTKGQPNYRMNRALRTVQGVDYIYQLRGMERVKWYDLNKAVRSGGGVRHEVEDWSFERDIETVVAMPKVPIRAEGSRLEKLRRLVGRGSFGDDEEDGDRGDGGGGGGNGGGSDGGGGGANASQGQWKPLEKDWELVRDTYNLENGRCSYDELREGGSREYDADVASFALGSSRGGGGRRGGGMARGRRSGSVATHTTTTGYTSNLSTRISNLSSRLSQLHSNSSNLARPPSIAHSRASSPLFVGSSDDDSELVILDSGPMSFNRTTEAADGERLRAMLDDLLPANPSAQGSMQTSHSTAPRRSTTTSSLFVSGYNTPLIKNSSTPTPQAPPRTPSMSALPPGIAQPPSGGLFVTPRPSAPTPPRLAPSTPSIQRESSTPVPIIHPSRSGEQIDLTHDDDASEIVDLTEQNDEDTDDDKDSVISSDSDDDSDNEEEETPEANLLRTPPPSSRKKRGLDDPGGEDEGSPSKRARNE, encoded by the coding sequence ATGCTGGACCCCCTGATGGGCATATTGACACGCACCCCTCAGCAGGCTGTCGTCAAGTACGCCAAGCCCTTCCCCTTTGAGAAGCTCCCCGGGTTCATCCAGTTTGACATCTTCAAGAAAGTCCTCTTCAAAGACGGTCAGCTGATCCACTGCGTCTCCCGACTGGAcgccttccaccccccttccaccttcccccccgaggaagagctggagcGACGGTCTGGACTGCGgcacttcttcttctggggtCCGGAAAAAGACTGCTGTGTCAACACCGACGGCCACGAACCCGCCGAGGTGCTCGCTTTACTCCAAGGCTCCAAACGGTTCCTCTTTCTGGGCACGCACGTCTTCTACGGGCTCAACACCTTTGCCTTTTCATCCCTGGGCGAGTTTCATCGCTTCTGTCAGGGGAGCGGGGttgcgagggtggagaggattCAGCATGTTGAGATTGTCTGGACGGGCAACCAGCACCTCACGGCACCGACATACAGGCGGGTGGCGGCgaatggcgaggaggttggcgcgCCCATGGTGCCGTTCTCGCGGAGGACTCACGCGTTGAGCTGGCTGGTTGAtatgaagaggttgaagacgCTGGTGGTGCATATCAATGAGTCGCAGAAGAGTTGTATGCGGAGGGGGACGGAGCACCCGGCTATGAAGAGGCTGCTGGGGAACAAGACCAAGGGGCAGCCTAATTACAGGATGAATAGGGCTTTGAGGACGGTTCAAGGGGTGGATTATATTTACCAGCTCAGGGGGATGGAACGGGTGAAGTGGTATGATTTGAACAAGGCGGTCCGctcgggtggtggggtgaggcacgaggtggaggattggAGTTTTGAGAGGGATATTGAGACTGTGGTCGCCATGCCCAAGGTGCCAATTAGGGCCGAGGGGAGTCGGTTAGAGAAGCTGAGGAGGCTGGTTGGAAGGGGTTcgtttggggatgatgaggaggatggcgataggggtgatggtggtggaggaggagggaatggtggtgggagtgatggcggtggtggcggagcTAATGCGAGCCAGGGCCAGTGGAAGCCACTCGAGAAAGACTGGGAGCTCGTGAGGGATACCTACAATCTGGAGAACGGCCGCTGCTCGTACGATGAGCtcagagagggaggaagtaGGGAGTATGATGCCGATGTGGCCAGCTTCGCGCTGGGAAGCAGcaggggtggaggaggaagaagaggaggtggaatGGCTAGAGGGAGGCGTTCAGGGAGCGTTGCAACGCACACAACCACTACAGGCTACACATCGAACCTATCCACCAGGATCTCAAACCTGTCATCCAGGCTCTCACAACTCCACTCCAACTCTTCAAACCTTGCTCGCCCTCCCTCGATTGCCCACTCCAGGGCCAGCTCGCCGCTCTTTGTAGGCAGCTCAGATGACGACAGCGAGCTGGTCATCCTAGACTCGGGGCCCATGTCCTTCAACAGAACCACCGAAGCCGCCGACGGAGAGCGCTTACGAGCCATGCTAGACGAtctcctccccgccaacccctcTGCTCAAGGTAGCATGCAAACCTCTCATTCAACAGCCCCAAGAcgctccaccaccacttcctccctcttcgtcAGCGGCTACAACACCCCTCTTATCAAAAACTCCAGCACACCAACTCCTCAAGCTCCCCCAAGAACCCCCTCAATGTCAGCCTTGCCCCCTGGCATcgcccaaccccccagcGGCGGGCTCTTCGTCACCCCTCGCCCCTCcgctcccactcctccccgcctggcaccatcaacaccctccatACAGCGGGAGTCatccacccccgtccccatAATCCACCCCTCTAGGTCAGGGGAGCAGATCGATCTCACCCATGACGACGACGCGTCCGAAATCGTGGATTTGACCGAGCAAAACGACGAGGACACCGACGATGACAAGGACAGTGTCATCTCCAGCGATAGTGACGACGATTCCGacaacgaggaggaggagacacCCGAAGCGAACCTGCTCAGAACACCACCTCCTAGCTCACGCAAGAAGCGGGGGCTCGATGATCCAGGGGGTGAGGACGAGGGTAGCCCCAGTaagagggcgaggaatgAATAA
- the ATG13 gene encoding autophagy protein 13 (COG:U; BUSCO:EOG09261V2P; EggNog:ENOG503NVHQ), translating to MHQQSRHPPRVSSPASSPQTNPTRTNNPRDRIRTGSDAAAPGSPPASSGADTPRETIKKLDQIIQNFYLKAAVLILGSRVSLGPTSRRNADGTKVVNKWFSIDTDDTDDFRHELRVYKTSGSFESPPPPLVIETYIDASSLNSSQSLVLIDDNGKRWDVLEALNPSETSDDGFGSRRPRAQNTEVVLERWAIELKDLSTNGLGDFAPTLPTLYKRAIMFFRTLFMATRVTPCWKYSQQALAKGVHPALQVKCRVSTAEPEYLTTYDPLRQPLHEGDGREAVTTYDFGDLDIPVGRFSASVTYRNDCNFRVDASESLLSSRFMVEENFFRPTIQHRSRRHGRSDSYAEPGSLPAHRLGRETPGPQQTYGSLSTFHGEGALGTSPITALRQVRPIGSDTSSPSESTSASVERPSAPHSLPIRGALTRPPLRTGEESSRRPSVSFQPFKAGSVSGSPRLADADVPPSPQSLSRPSGLSQFSRSGNRSSLTAGMAASLRGPSVPPQDVPVVSGSPKPGNRYSSSFTHRRGRLSFGGQSRGDDDQASSGKQSLSSSAQPGSGLLTEAGGIASSGSFVTDDDNISEFLKALDSHKTLKSFEVNSKGESSASKRTANQLSKYQMMRETNNVLTDSMASSMHLQRSSSTSSRQLGNVPSMANPASMSTSTSPGKPLSPHTPHTPAIPSRLSENSIIDYQAPGQVTRRAGRSSGVTVAEEDEAEDMETPVAQEGGRGTGAIDIPLSPRLYHVGNPNRRSSSVVQQHRSLAADVDSYPGQRSASVEAGADKDVPTLSTLLAYQGGAGGQSSTAAEGSSAGNKDGSESLGDVPPAAIASPFGGRGVRYPVRTNRPNSFSSARLGTSVDGPTEEPLLFELSELGPGRRSLEDGSNEREPGLRGVLRKGWS from the exons ATGCATCAACAATCCCGTCACCCGCCCCGGGTGTCCTCCCCCGCATCTTCTCCCCAGACAAACCCCACACGTACCAACAACCCGAGGGACCGCATCCGCACCGGCTCGGACGCCGCAGCCCCGGGCAGTCCTCCGGCATCTTCTGGCGCCGATACCCCCCGGGagaccatcaagaagctggaccAGATCATCCAG AACTTCTACCTCAAAGCCGCTGTGCTCATTCTAGGGTCTCGCGTGAGCCTTGGGCCGACTTCCCGCCGGAACGCCGATGGGACCAAGGTGGTGAACAAATGG TTTTCTATAGACACCGACGATACCGACGATTTTCGGCATGAACTTCGGGTATACAAGACGTCCGGCTCGTTCGAGAGCCCTCCGCCGCCCCTAGTCATCGAGACGTACATCGATGCCTCCAGCTTAAATAGCAGCCAGAGCCTGGTGCTCATCGACGACAACGGAAAGAGGTGGGATGTTTTGGAAGCCCTGAATCCTTCAGAAACAAGTGACGATGGATTTGGAAGCCGACGACCGCGAGCGCAGAATACCGAGGTCGTCCTGGAGCGGTGGGCGATCGAGCTCAAAGATTTATCAACAAACGGCCTTGGCGATTTTGCCCCAACATTACCGACATTATACAAGAGGGCCATCATGTTCTTTCGCACACTTTTTATGGCAACACGCGTCACGCCCTGCTGGAAGTACTCGCAACAAGCGCTCGCCAAGGGAGTCCATCCGGCACTGCAAGTCAAGTGTCGGGTGTCGACTGCAGAGCCCGAGTATCTCACCACATATGACCCATTACGACAGCCACTCCacgagggagatgggagggaggcggtgacCACATATGATTTTGGAGATCTTGACATCCCCGTGGGCCGATTTTCCGCCTCGGTCACTTATCGAAACGATTGCAACTTTCGGGTAGACGCTTCAGAATCGTTGCTGAGCTCGCGCTtcatggtggaggagaactTCTTTAGGCCAACCATTCAGCACCGGTCACGCAGGCATGGAAGATCGGACTCGTATGCCGAGCCGGGCTCGCTCCCAGCTCACAGGCTCGGTCGTGAAACGCCGGGTCCCCAGCAGACGTATGGCAGTCTGTCCACCTTCCATGGCGAAGGGGCGCTGGGAACAAGCCCCATCACTGCACTGAGACAGGTCCGCCCTATTGGATCCGACACGAGCTCCCCATCAGAGTCTACTTCAGCCAGCGTGGAGCGGCCAAGTGCGCCACATTCGTTACCTATCCGTGGCGCTCTGACCCGACCTCCGTTGAGAACTGGGGAGGAAAGCTCTCGGAGGCCATCCGTTTCTTTCCAGCCGTTCAAAGCTGGCTCAGTTTCAGGCTCTCCCAGACTTGCGGATGCAGACGTGCCACCGTCCCCGCAATCACTATCGCGCCCGTCAGGACTCAGCCAGTTTAGTCGGTCTGGCAATCGATCATCGCTGACAGCCGGAATGGCTGCATCATTGCGGGGTCCCTCTGTACCTCCACAGGATGTACCTGTGGTGTCGGGATCGCCCAAGCCTGGGAACCGgtacagcagcagctttACTCACCGACGAGGGCGCCTTTCATTTGGCGGGCAGAGCAGGGGCGATGACGATCAGGCCAGCAGCGGGAAGCAGAGCTTGTCATCATCCGCTCAACCTGGATCGGGCCTTCTGACCGAAGCCGGAGGTATCGCCAGCTCGGGTTCTTTTGTGACTGATGACGATAACATCTCGGAATTTCTCAAGGCCCTGGACAGCCACAAGACGCTCAAAAGCTTTGAGGTCAACAGCAAGGGCGAGTCCTCGGCCTCCAAGAGGACGGCCAACCAGCTGTCCAAGTATCAGATGATGCGGGAAACGAACAATGTCCTGACAGACTCGATGGCGTCGTCGATGCATCTGCAGCGTTCTTCCAGCACGTCAAGCCGCCAACTCGGCAACGTGCCCAGCATGGCAAACCCGGCTTCCATGTCGACGTCTACCTCTCCTGGCAAGCCACTCTCGCCACACACCCCTCACACGCCAGCGATTCCGTCTCGGCTGAGTGAGAATTCTATTATTGATTATCAAGCTCCGGGGCAGGTGACCCGCCGTGCTGGTAGGAGTTCTGGTGTCACTGttgccgaggaagacgaagCCGAAGATATGGAGACTCCTGTCGCGCAGGAGGGCGGGCGAGGCACGGGTGCTATTGACATTCCGCTATCGCCCAGGTTGTACCATGTGGGCAACCCGAACCGGCGATCTAGCTCGGTGGTGCAGCAGCACCGTTCGCTGGCGGCTGATGTGGATTCGTATCCTGGCCAGCGCAGCGCCAGTGTTGAGGCGGGTGCAGACAAGGATGTACCGACATTGAGCACGCTGCTTGCCTATCAGGGAGGTGCAGGCGGGCAGAGTTCTACTGCGGCAGAAGGCAGTAGCGCGGGAAACAAGGATGGGAGTGAGAGTCTAGGAGATGTGCCGCCGGCGGCTATCGCCAGTCCTTTCGGTGGTCGGGGCGTGCGATATCCCGTCAGGACGAATAGGCCAAACTCATTTTCATCGGCGAGGCTGGGCACCAGTGTGGATGGTCCGACGGAAGAGCCGTTGCTCTTTGAACTGAGTGAATTGGGacctgggaggaggagcctaGAGGACGGAAGTAATGAACGGGAACCGGGGTTGCGAGGAGTTTTGAGGAAAGGATGGTCATGA